The sequence below is a genomic window from Uranotaenia lowii strain MFRU-FL chromosome 2, ASM2978415v1, whole genome shotgun sequence.
tggcgttcacgccagatctctcttcgaacaaaaatccgaatcttcaactcaaacgtcaaatccgtattgctgtacgggtgcgaaacttggtgcacatatgcggtgacgacgcgaaaactgcaagtatttgtaaaccgctgcctgcggaatatcatccgcgcttggtggtctggcaattggatctcgaatgaggaactacatcgccggtgtcatcaaagggcgctataaatcgagattcgggaacgtaagtggagattaGAACGAGAttagaacgagatttgcagagaggagCTTGAATGGAagccagaaggacatcgaagaagacgCAGACTCAGAATAGCCGCCGAAATCAGAActgttgacgagaaccttgtcTGGGACcgagtgaagacgctggcttcggatcgtcaacagtggaggtcttttaccacggccctaagcaccggaggatcggcgcgggaacatttAGTAAGTAGGttaagtttacaaaaaaggttGCTACCCTCAATCAAACAGCATAACAACCCTACAATCTTGCCTGATCTCGCTTCGTACCACTACTCTAAGGATGCATTTAAGTGGTATGAAGTCAACAAGGTCACATGTTTACCGGAAGACAAgaacccaccaaactgtccaGAGATTCGTCCAATCCAAACTTTTTGGGCCTTTGACGAAGCAAAGCTGAGAAAATACATGAAACCAGCGAAtagtattgaaaaattaaaaaaattggcacTATGAAGGCTGATGAATTGTGTTACTTGAGAGAAAAGAAAGAGAACCCTACAAAAATCATTTAGAATTATGAATTGAAAGAAAACACTATAATACAGTATGTTTgagaatgaaatatttaaaaaattgtttaatttatttgagaaaggaaatgtttttttaaattttcggaaCAGTCTGTAGTACAGTTTCTGTGGGTTAGTGGTGCTAGCATTGCCGCAATATGTTTTAAACCCAAATTTATGCGtggtttattttgaatatttagaaaaccaaaattttaaaatttagtaggTAATGCAAGTGCATTAAATCTAAGATGAAAGGTGAACATTCAGAAATTAACCTTTACCTAAAAATCTAtgagttttttaatttcacgTTAGTTGGATCACCCGTTTCCAAATGATTTCCGAATAGCGGAAACGTTCTTAATACTCTAGACTAGGTGCGTGACGGCCAATTAAAGCAACTCAGAAAGGGCCACAACtcggagcatttcaatcaagaGTTTGAAAGGATTGATCTCAAATTATCCACAGTTTCAAAGTcaagacatatttttactgcattcTAGGCTAAAtacaaccccctggcaacttgacagttctggcgagtttcgtgtgcctgattaaaattcgcagatgtcgcatgtgtaccgcttgtttacatacttttcgaaccatgcgtatggaaagggcacatcatcaaatgtggtgcgaatcataaaattcgaatggatgaaaaaaagtttcaaccgaAACTATTACTCTCATTCAATATTTtacctatttatttattgtataggAACAGTTTTCTATAAACCGAGGCATTTTCTGCTataatttgaaagatttgttatactaaaattttcatatgtctcgcagtttatgaaaatcactcaatgatggttgtggtaatattttgttttacaatTATTGTGTACGATCGTCAACAATAGTTTCAGTGGAAGGGGTTCTTTTCCCAAAAATCTGCCGTATATTagtgaattattttgatcagtCCAGAAGTTTTAAACCTTATAAAGGACACACAGATTTACGTCTGTGTGCCGTTTGCTTCGACTGAACTTCTGAAAACAAATTCACTCTACGTATAACTGagctaattttcaattcttaacatttttttcatttgttgaatcgATTAAAAGAAACCATATTTCCATATGCGCCTTTCCGACATGTTAAGtcgcttgattttcgatttgacagaaccagagaaccagaaaaaactggcacacgcgatttgtatgggaaacgtcaagttgccagggggttggctAAATAGTAAGCAATCATTATTGTCGAAGGTTATGCATAGCTACATTTTACAGGAAGTCTACAATCTTGGGAAaactagtcaaccatgccttagggccGAGATCGGTTACATTTACCCTACTCGATTTTGGCACGTTTTTAAATAACGGCAAACCTACCTCTGAACTTCATTCCCTGGGTATCGTTGATGATGGCCGTCAGTGCCGGATGCTGGTAGCGATCACGCATTGCAGCCGTTCCATTTCCACTTCCGGAATTACTTCCGATTGCGTTGATACTGGTGCTACTGTTGCCATTCCCATTGGCGTAATGATGATGGTGATACTGATTCTGCATCTGTTGCTGTTGcatctgctgctgttgttgatggTGGTTGTGGTGATGTTGGTGTAGcccttgttgttgttgttgttgctgctgcgaTAGCTGATGATGGTGGTGATGTCCACCGTTTCCGTTGTTCACATTGTTGTTCAGACCATTGTgcagttgctgctgctgttggtgcAGCTGATGATGCAGTTGATGAATATTTCCATTGCTTCCGATTCCGGTTGACGCTTGGTGATGCACGTTGTGATTGTGATGTCCATTGACCATGTGATTGTTGTTGTATTTGTTCTGTTCGAAGAATTCTGCACGGATTGAGCGAAGTGAGTTTTTGTTTTCCTCTAGTGGATGATTTCTTGAACGCAAAATTTTCTGTTCTTGAACGCTGTATCTGAAATATTGTAAACAAATATGAGTATTTGTATAGATGgttttcttttgtatttttaaggTTACCTAGATCCGTAGCTATTcatgttgttattgttgttgctgCCTCCATTGACATAGCCGTGGCGAATGCTGTTGGCCGGCGATACCAACGTTCCCCGCGATGAGCTGATACCGGTATCGGTGGTCTTATCCCTGGAGTTGATGCTTTGGTTGTGATGATTGTAGGCCGCAATCAGATACATATTATCGCGGCAGCTGGACGGACGATGAGTTGAAGGAGGCGTATCGAGGCCACTGTCACAAGCGGAAAAGTCTAGATCCGTTAGtactgaaacaaaaatttaaattacaaatttcgTTTACGGAGTTTCATTTGCATTTGCGTAAACTTACAAGAATGTCTGTTGTTATCATTATTTCCTGGACCCAGCGGACGTCGGTAAAGATCATCATTATCCCTATAACGTCCACCTCGTCGTAGCTCTACTTCTTCATCCTCATCATTGATGATGTAGGTACTGTTCCCATTGATGAAGTTATCGGACAGTTTCTTCAACGGTGAGTAAGGGAATCCATTGCAGAATGATCCATTGTGGCTATTATAACCATTGGTAGAACTTCCGGAAAGATTATGACGGGCATTGGGAACCTTCTTAGGGGTGGAATGATTTGTCAACATTCCACTGGTCAAACCATTCTCATTAATAGTACTCAAATCCGGAACCGAATCCGAATGCAAAAAGTGCAAATGGTGATGATTGACGGATGTTTTGTGATGCCGGGACATGAGCCAATCCTCGATGGCTCCGGAATAGGTTCCACCCAGCCCTAGGTGATTGTTCTGGAGCGAGGTGTGCGAAACCGGTGCCGCCAGCGAGGCTCGAGATCGTGGACCTTGCGTTAGTCGAAGAGCTTGGCGGCGTTGTTTGCTGCTCAGGGTACACTCCTCCAGCAGCTCGAACCAATCTTCCAGTCCTTGATCGCAGCGCAATAAAACACGACCTTCCCGGGCGCCGAGAAGCAAGCCGATTGCGCTATAAGAGCGACGGTTCAGCCATTCGACCTTTTCTACGTC
It includes:
- the LOC129744348 gene encoding uncharacterized protein DDB_G0283357 yields the protein MAPGNVPGESNSGPPSRTPSIMDSPTLARVERARLRQEAASAGGSPGLGGATGSSQREDSLERVLLDPKKSLLIGRIPVAQMTGPIKRGLLWQQRDRLFSRWKERYFILTRDYLNCFKRASGSASEKISDMGQFIFKIKLVDVEKVEWLNRRSYSAIGLLLGAREGRVLLRCDQGLEDWFELLEECTLSSKQRRQALRLTQGPRSRASLAAPVSHTSLQNNHLGLGGTYSGAIEDWLMSRHHKTSVNHHHLHFLHSDSVPDLSTINENGLTSGMLTNHSTPKKVPNARHNLSGSSTNGYNSHNGSFCNGFPYSPLKKLSDNFINGNSTYIINDEDEEVELRRGGRYRDNDDLYRRPLGPGNNDNNRHSLLTDLDFSACDSGLDTPPSTHRPSSCRDNMYLIAAYNHHNQSINSRDKTTDTGISSSRGTLVSPANSIRHGYVNGGSNNNNNMNSYGSRYSVQEQKILRSRNHPLEENKNSLRSIRAEFFEQNKYNNNHMVNGHHNHNVHHQASTGIGSNGNIHQLHHQLHQQQQQLHNGLNNNVNNGNGGHHHHHQLSQQQQQQQQGLHQHHHNHHQQQQQMQQQQMQNQYHHHHYANGNGNSSTSINAIGSNSGSGNGTAAMRDRYQHPALTAIINDTQGMKFRDRSYSDCQQMPRRQQWTTNTPSPKRIPYLGTPPTRV